The bacterium nucleotide sequence CCCCTGAAGATCCTTTTGAAGACCAGCTCGCGCGCCTGGCAGTCCTGCCAGAAGCGCAGGCCGTTCGCGGTGTCGTACTTGTAGCCGAAGGTGCGGTCGAGGTCGCTCGTCGTGTCGGCGCCGGTGCGCCGCGGCCGGCGCGGGGCGACCTCCTCCCACTGGTGGTCGCCGTCGATCGAGGGGACGGCGCCGATGAGCACGTTCTGGAAGGTCTGGGGGTTGTAGAGGTTCTTGCCGTAGATCGTGTCGGCGACGCCGGCGCGCCTCGCGAGGGTGTTGAGCGCGCTCGCGTCGAGGAGCGCCAGCTTCGAGAAGACGACCGAGTCGTACGCGGGGGCGAACGTGACCGGATTGAAGTACCCGGTGTCCGGCGCGGCGAGGCCCATGTCGACGTCGATCTTCGGCGCGATCGGGTTGCTGGCCGGGTTGAAGATCAGCAGGTCCTTGGGCGTGCCGTCGAAGTAGACGGCGTCGGTCGCGTAGACCTCGTTCAGGAGCGCCGGGGTGTAGGTCCGGGTGCGCGCGTCGACCATCTTGTAGAGCAGGCTCTCCGGGCCGGCCTCGCTCGCGAGCTGGTTGGCCAGCTCGTTGGCCTTCGTCGAGACCGCGTCGCTCAGGTAGCCCTGGAAGGCGTTGAACGCCACCATCGGGTTCACGAGCCACTCCAGGTTGCTCACGATCGCGGTCACGTCGTCGAGCAACTGGCTGTGAGCGCTCTCGGTGGCGCCGAGCAGGTCGGTGAGCGTCGCCGTCGGGCTCGTCGCGACGCAGCCCATGTCGGAGACGACCTGCGGGACGGCGGCGAACTGCTGGATCGCGGTGCAGGTCCAGGTGCCCAGCCGGCTGAGCGGGGAGGGGCGGTTCGGGTCGCCCAGCAGCAGGTCGAGCGACATCTCCTGGCTCATCGCCACGTAGTCGTCGATCGCGTCCATCACGTTGCGCCGGTAGGCCCAGAGGACGGCCTTGTTCGGGGCGATGATCGACTCGATGGCGAGGCGGTTGGCGGCGAGCGTCGCCTCGAGCGTGTACCTGGTGGTCTCGTACGTCAGGCAGGTTCCCGGGTCGACGAAGCAGTAGCCCGGGTAGAGGGGGATGCTCGTGCCGAAGACGTCGATCCGCAGGCCGTTGACCCAGGCGTCGAGCGCGTCGATGTGCTCCTGCACGGCGGCGGTGTTCGCGGCCAGGTCGTCCTCGACGCCCTGCAGGTAGGCCTGCGCCTGGTCCACGTCCCCGACCAGCCCGCGCATCCCGACGAGGTGGACGAGGAACGGGATCTTCGCGTACTGCGCGGCGGCGTCCGGGTCGAAGATGAGGGCGTCGCGCACGAAGGGCAGCGGCGCGGCGGCGTCGGCGGGGGAGGTGACCACCGGCGGCGTGTGGTTCTTGATGTAGCCCTCGACGGCCATGTGGCGCAGCTCGTTCTGCACCTCGCCGTCGGTGTAGTCGAAGTAGTCGCCGGTGTAGAGGTTCACGTAGGTGTGCGAGAAGACGTCCGCCGCCGCGTGGCTGAAGAAGCCGTAGACGAAGGCCTTCTCCTGCGGCGTCTGGGCCTTGCGCAGCAGGTGGGCGAGCCACTCGTCGGTGCGCCAGGCGCCGGCGACCGGACCGTGGTCGGTCGGCGGGAGCTGGTGCGCGCTGTGGCTCGCGCTGCCGTTCGCGTTGATGACGCCCGGGTGGACGGTGAGCTGGGAGGCGATCATGTCCGGGTAGCCGTCCGGGCCGACGCTCCCCATGCGGTAGGCCGCGCGGTTGGCGAGGATGGCATCGCGCAGCTCCGGGTTGACCGGGAAGGTGCCGAAGGGCTCGATCGTCACCATCCCGTCGGCGGCGAGGTCGTCGATCACCTGCTGCGCCACCCAGACGTGCGTGTCGAGCTTGAACGCCGCCGCCCGGTCGGGCGACGCGGCCAGGAGACAGACACCGCCGACGACTGCTGCCAGAGCCCTTCTGAATCCGCCCACCGACCCCTCCCGGAATGCAACCTTCTTTACAGCCGTTGCCGACGGTTCGGCGGGGTGCGGTGCCTGTTCCCCTGGGCCGAAGCCACGGAACGGAGCCCGGCCCGCAACCCTGCCAAACATTACCTGGATTGGCAAGTAGAATTTCACTCAAATAGTCGGGGTCTGCCCTGTGGTATCCTCCGCTGCCGAGATGCGCCGTCGCCGCCGCAGGCCCCTCGCCGCGAAGTCCGGGCTCCCTCCCGGCACCGTCGTGACGCCGTCGCCGGCCGCGCACCAGCAGGTCACGATCACGCGGGTGATCTACGACGCGGCGGGCTACGAGGAGCGGGAGATCCACGCGGTCGAGGAGACCTTCCCCGCCCCGGACGAGCGGCGGACGGTCTGGATCAACGTCGACGGCGTGCACGAGGCGACGGTGCTCGAGCGCTACGGCGCGCGCTTCGGCCTGCACCCGCTGCTGCTGGAGGACATCGCCCACACCGGGCAGCGCCCGAAGCTCGAGAGCTACGGCGATCACCTCTTCATGGACCTGAACGTCTTCCATCTCGCCGAGGGCGACGAGATCCACGCCGAGCAGATCAGCCTCGTGCTCGGCAACGGCTGGCTGCTCTCGTTCAACGAGCAGCCCCAGCCGTGGGCGCGCCCGCTGCGGGAGCGGCTGCGCACCGACAAGGGGCACTGCCGCGCGCACGGGGCGGACTACGTCGCCTACTCCATCCTCGACGCGGTCGTGGACGACTACTACGTGGTCCTCGAGAAGGTCGGCGACCGCATCGAGGACCTCGAGGAGGAGCTGATGGCCGCGCCGACCACGGCGACGCTCCACGCGGTCTACGCCCTCAAGCGCGAGGTGATCGGCCTGCGCAAGTCCATCTGGCCGCTGCGCGAGCTCATCGGCGGCCTGCAGCGCGAGCGCGACCTCGTGCGCGAGGGGACGCAGGTCTACCTGCGCGACCTCTACGACCACGCGGTGCAGGTGCTCGACACCGTGGAGACCTACCGCGACATCCTCGCGGGGATGCTCGACATCTACCTCTCGAGCGTCAGCAACCGCATGAACGAGGTGATGAAGGTGCTCACGGTGATCGCGACGATCTTCATCCCGCTGACCTTCGTCGCCGGGATCTACGGGATGAACTTCGAGCACATGCCGGAGCTGAGCTGGCGCTACGGCTACGCGTTCTTCTGGGCGATCATCCTGGCGATCGGCGCGGGGATGCTCGCCTACTTCCGCCGCAAGAAATGGTTCTAGGCCGCGGGCTGAAAAGGGCCCGTCTGCGGCGTTGCGTGTCACCCTGCGTCGCTGCGGCGGGCAGCAGCCCGCCTCGCTCCTCGGGCTCGCGCGCCTTGCATCCAGACCCTTTTGAGCTCGCGGCCCCGTGCCGGATGGTCCGGGCGGGTCAGGACTATTCGATGTAGACCCCGTAGAGGTTGCCCGCCGGGCCCCGGCCGCGGCGCTGCCGCGAGACCTCGGTCCGCTCGGGGGGCGGGTGGCCCCGGCGGTTGAGCGAGACGAGCAGCTGCACCACCTCCCAGCCGATGCGGCCGGCCGCGGCCATCGCCGTCAGCTCCTCGAGCGCCGCGCGGTTGTCATAGGTACCCTGGCGGTACGGGCGCGCCGAGACGAGCGCGTCGTAGACGTCGCTGACCGCGACGATCTCCACGAGCGGGTCGTCGAGCGCGACCGCCCGCGGGTAGCCGGAGCGATCCCGCCGCTCGTGGTGGTCGCGCGCCACCCGGGCCGTGAAGTCCTCGGGGTTGCCGATGTAGTGGCAGAGCAGGACGCAACCGGCCAGGGTGTGCTGCTCGAGCAGCAGCCGCTCGTGGCGCGTGAGCGCCGTGCGCTTGGCGAGCACCGGGACGGGGACGCAGATCTTGCCGAAGTCGTGCAGCGGCCCGGCCGCCGT carries:
- a CDS encoding HD domain-containing phosphohydrolase; translated protein: MMLAEGNAGLGLPKLTMPVRSLEGAEILPAGAVVDREALAAVAEAGRRVRWERRSILEHGSVRRDLASGARAGHYAQVFGGPDEYHDLETLMAATIVPEPCLRGLDWFRENDPCTYRHILMVFALSCLLAQRSGRTGPGFAHETAAGPLHDFGKICVPVPVLAKRTALTRHERLLLEQHTLAGCVLLCHYIGNPEDFTARVARDHHERRDRSGYPRAVALDDPLVEIVAVSDVYDALVSARPYRQGTYDNRAALEELTAMAAAGRIGWEVVQLLVSLNRRGHPPPERTEVSRQRRGRGPAGNLYGVYIE
- the corA gene encoding magnesium/cobalt transporter CorA, whose translation is MRRRRRRPLAAKSGLPPGTVVTPSPAAHQQVTITRVIYDAAGYEEREIHAVEETFPAPDERRTVWINVDGVHEATVLERYGARFGLHPLLLEDIAHTGQRPKLESYGDHLFMDLNVFHLAEGDEIHAEQISLVLGNGWLLSFNEQPQPWARPLRERLRTDKGHCRAHGADYVAYSILDAVVDDYYVVLEKVGDRIEDLEEELMAAPTTATLHAVYALKREVIGLRKSIWPLRELIGGLQRERDLVREGTQVYLRDLYDHAVQVLDTVETYRDILAGMLDIYLSSVSNRMNEVMKVLTVIATIFIPLTFVAGIYGMNFEHMPELSWRYGYAFFWAIILAIGAGMLAYFRRKKWF